One Bombina bombina isolate aBomBom1 chromosome 5, aBomBom1.pri, whole genome shotgun sequence DNA segment encodes these proteins:
- the LOC128659643 gene encoding lymphocyte antigen 6E-like: MTAVNCTAGIDSYCKTSVAAAGIGSLSIASITKVCAAVCTPSSLSLSVASTSVSCCNTDLCNTSGASSVKSSSTILALSVGLFLALLGKSSL, translated from the exons ATGACGGCCGTTAACTGTACTGCTGGAATTGACTCCTACTGCAAGACGTCTGTTGCAGCTGCTGGGATTG GTAGTTTGTCAATTGCCTCCATCACTAAGGTATGTGCCGCAGTCTGCACACCAAGCAGTTTGAGTCTTTCAGTGGCTTCCACTTCTGTCTCCTGCTGTAACACGGATTTGTGCAACACCAGTGGGGCTTCCAGTGTGAAATCCAGCTCTACCATCCTCGCTCTGTCTGTGGGTCTCTTCCTGGCTCTGCTGGGGAAATCCTCTCTCTGA